In Metopolophium dirhodum isolate CAU chromosome 9, ASM1992520v1, whole genome shotgun sequence, the genomic window CCAGCTGTTACGATAATGTATACATTAGGCTTTAAAGTAAGACAAGATACAGAACGAACTGATGATATATGACTTCGTAATGTTAACAAATTATCAACCGCATCATTAAAACGAGTCAATCTAATAGTAGTGTCATCACTGCCGGTTATCATTAACTCATCAGTTACTTGTGCCATGCAATTTACAATCATCGAATGAAAAcctttctataatattttaagatcatcaataaaatatcaaaataatgtattggtTGTAAACATACAactaatattgtattagttattttctaaatttaccAATAGTCTATGATGACCATGTAGGGGTATTTCATTTGATTCTAATTTATTACTTGATGAGctgcaaacaaaatatattgaatcacAATCATTGATAAATGTCAAATCCCATGCTCTATGACCACCTCCACAAGGAACAGTCGCCAAAATTCTTTGTTCTATTGGACTGTACACAATTAAATTGCTCTAAgacgtaaaaatattataaatagtaaaattgtaatactaCTAAAGAATAATTAACATTGTTAATGGTGTTCatcaaattagtttaaaattaaaaatcataacttgcaaattaagaattatttttcttatagaaataggattaaaaaaaaatattgctgtggaaaaaaaaacttccctaactatttgttttatagttgaattcttaaatattatgaaaataaaatttattataaagaatTTTGTCATATTTCTATGGTTAAACACCAAATTAATTACACTaaatatggaaaaattaaaatgatgaaAGCAGGAGAAAGTATTGACCTAAGAGTTAACATGGAAAAacaaagtatattatgataagaaaAATAGGAATCTTAACATGCATAACTATAGGTATCAATAGAAAAGAACCAATAAGAGATTTTAAATACTCGGGTGTGACATTAGAcaagtaaaataacataaatggtaaaataaacCAATGGCTGCCAGGGGCAAACAGGAGCTACTTTGATACTTTGCTCTAGCACAGTGATTCTAAAATGGGCCATGGGGCCCATTATTGGGtcacaaataattttgattgggTCACCAAAATttagttacaaaaaatataattgataatataagtacctaatatgagtaaaaaaaaataataaatgaagatTCATAGTTTCTTTTAGTTAtggtaattgaaaaaattaaggtGGCAAGGATGGGTGGATAGCTCCCCATTTTCAAAAAGGTTTCATGAAAAAATTGGGTAAATACCTTGGTCGCCAATAAACAAAGGCTGAGAACCACTGCTCTAGCACAcctatttatgtaaaaattaagaataaaaaaaaatacaaaagagCAACTTTTTATAGCTATTTTAGACCAGTCCTTTCATATGCCTGTGCAACTTGGGCATTTAAGAAAAGCTCTTAAGAGAGGAAAATGTATGGCCCATTTATAATCCTGAAGAGCAGAAATGGAAAATAAGatcaaataatcaattaaaagtACTTTATAAAAGGGAAAATATGGTTCAGATTGTTAAGAGCAGAAGAATAGAATGGATGGGGCATGTTTGGCGAGCAGATCCAAGGAAAAGACCGCACAGAAGATGGATGGGCGGTATACAAGACACCATGATGGAACTTACACAGTCACAAGAGTAGACTGGAACACATCAAAGAACAGAGAAAAATGAAGACTTAGTTTCAGCTGCTTAAAGCttaaagcttaaaaaaaatatttaatgagtaATTATGGAGAAAATAAACAAGATTCAAGATTGTGatattacagtttaaataaaggtatattatttttttgtgaaaaatgtaCTGCTTCTTAATAAATTATGGTATTCACCGATTAATTATAAGACTTTAATTAAGATCCTTACTTCTTTAAAACCGCAAATCAATAATCCATGAACTTTCGAGTTAGTTATGACAAATGGCCATTTTGTAGGTAATATATCACAACGTATTTCAAACACTGATTCTAACAGAATACTGACATTCCAATATCTATGATGACCATCTCGTCCTACGGAACTAACGACCGTAAAATTAGAATACTTCTCATGTGTCCACATTGCAGTAACACCAGCAAAACTGTGAATTTTACTGAATACTTGTAATGGTTCCTAAAAATTCATatgcttttaaatattgtagcaattaatgttaaaaacaaataaacaatttttgtaaaatgttaaaataaattataattataaagggAATGGAATcagtgattttctgtctttgtttAATAGATGTACAACACAGGAATTTAGACGTGTTCTATTTTCAATGTACTAATTGATCAAGAGAAGCGACATAATTCTTATCACATCATtaaatcaattggtatgttgaaaaataaatatgtctaGATCGAAATATTGTGTGTGtcagacaaaaacaaaaaaaatcacagatTTCAATCCCCTCAACTACTAGTAAAGCataatttaattcaacatttttcaCAAACTCaacttaattatataaaacaaaataaaatatactcgatgatttaatttgaataagtaAATAGATCCTTCATTACAACCAGCAAAGATTAGGTCTTCAATTAATACGGCAGCTGTTATCCAAGAACTAGTTTTTGAACAAATGCAAAACGTATccaaatgatttaatttcagatcttaaatagtttaataaataaaaataaattatacatatttttaataatacaatgaaaCCTTGATAACTCGAACGTCTATAAGTCAAATTTTCGATAGCTCGAAGGAATATCTTCGCCCCTGCATTTCAGTAAGTacacataattttttctataactcaaattttttttcgccCCGACTGATTCGAGTTATTGAGGTttcactgtaatttataatagtaaaaaaataataagtagaagtaaacaattttaccttcaaatacttcataataaaaaattgtatttcctTTAAAACATacgattatttgattattattcaaCCAAATAGTAGAAACAATTTTTTCTGGagaaattttatcaaaaaatacttGAATACTGGTgcctaaaaaatgtataaattacaaatttagaaacactaaaatatacttttttaattaataaaaggtatttactttttagaataattatatgTCCACTGCTAGTCGTAAAAGATACTTTTGTTTCACAGGGGGATTTCACCATTGTCAGAGTGCAGCCCAAGACATCATTCTGATAGATATTGTGACTGGTATTGTTTTTGTACAAGACAACAAGGCCATCAGAATAAAGTACGTATGTACCAGTGTTACTCAACACAACTAAATGTTTTGGATAGCGGTTATCTTTTTTATAGTCTGCTAAAATTTCACTCTTAGGAACAGTGTCTAGTGACCATAATCCAACACTCCCAGTCGTACATCCACTAGCTGCAAGATTTCTTATTTCCATACAGTCTAAACTACGAACTTGAGAACCTCTACTTTCTTCCCATTGGTAAGTTTTTGAAGaagttttcaaacatatttGACCGTCCTATACATGGTgtttgtagatattttatatttataaaaggaTATTTAAgtgacaaaaatgtaaaaagttcaAATTGTTACTTCTCCAGCGCTCAATATGTTGCCAGATTGCATTAAAATACTTTTCCACACTCTAGCTTTGTGTGCATAAAATGAATAAGCTGGTGTAATCTTTGCAAACTTCCAGTGATCATAAGTATTTTGGTGCTCAGCAAATGGCTCAACATTCCAGATAACTATACTTCGATCATCAGATGTAGAACTTATAATAGAATTGGATTTGTTCACCGTGATTGAAAATATAACaccctattttaaaaatataaggataCAAATAGCAATAGCAGTTAAATGTacttattctaataataaacaaatgattTCTTACTTCATGCATTTGTAATCTATGTAAGATATTTAAGCCATTTGATCTCCTAAAAGGACTCCAAATCACAATTTCCCTGAAAACTGTTcctgaaaatacaataatagtttCTTCATCTTCGCCAATTGATGTTGCTGAGTATCTGATCATTGTAATAAATAGGATtactaaataatgattattaaagaagtttaaaatgcatatatataatttgtataatatgatcttGAATTTACTTGGCATGTAGGGGGCAAAATATCATCAGTTGAAGacagaaacaaaatatatcattattattaaatattataaaccattaaAAACAGTTTGAAAGACTTATTCGATATTAGCTcagaacaaaataattgttgaatgtagaacatacatagttttaaacagattaaatgttttcatttataaattatactcataaattataacgaaaatattatagtaatgataTGCTataaattcttttataaaaagGATACAATATACATCTTTCATCACAACTTGaggaactaattttttttttaagatccaAGCTCCAAACTGTTGCCACATTATGTGCAGATACTgttaataaacaatttgaatTCATCCATAGAATGTTACATACCCAATCCGTGGTTATTAGAATACAATCAAATTCAatactagaaattaaaataatgatttaaaactaATTCCATTAAAGCGATAAAATGCAAAATGCTAATTACAGAAAATCCATTTGTGACGTCAGTTTATAAATGGCCACATATCTTTCTCCATGTACAGCAACCAACATTTGTTTGTCATTAAACTGAATGCCATGTATCGAAGCTTTATCAAAGATCTTTCTACGCAGACAAAGGTCTCTAGACTCCGTGTCGTAGACCAGCAAAATATTGCCAATACCTAAatggaatacaataatatgttattaagtgAGACtgcatataaatcaaataagcATAAATTACCTACCCGCTAATAGAAATCGATCGATAAACCTAACACATGATACAGTATTGATCAAAGATAcggatttaaataattttgacttCTCGACATCTTTGCAGGAAAACATGATTTCACCACAATCCACAAATCAGTAGTAACTTAACTATACGGTTATCTATACGAAATACGACTGTACAAAATCTGAGTCGAGCTGACGAATGTtcagaatatttaaaaacggtcaaaataacagaaaaaacaataataatttatatcgttACTTGTTACGTCTTGTTAGCACTTGGCAATTGCAATTTGCATTGCACACATTTTGCGCTTTCGATTTTTGAATAACTCTTATCACTCCTAAACACGTGCGGGTCATAGATGATAAAGaaaatctttattatctatggtgcGGGCATAGAGtattaccacagaatagattaaatcagAATGGTCacatctaaaaaaattacattattcttaTGGGAAGCTGATAAGAAGGTCCGCCATATTGAATGCATACGTCAGTgttgcctaaaaaaaaaaatcttaaatttaccTCTTACTATACAATAGTTCAgctataagttttatttttatttattcatatttgtaattatgaatactgttattaaaatctTTTGTGCAATTTCGTTTGCAATTTCGTGCAAAATAAAACTACGTTTAAATTAATCTACTTCTCATGATTcggatttataatttgtttttttatgttttaaagcAAAGGAAAAAAAGTTGCAATTGCACGAGAATCCGGTCTCTAGTTATTATGTTGTAAGACGGGCTGAATAGAAACACTTTTAACTCAgcaatatcattaatttaacgGTTCCATTATGGGTTTTGTTCTAAAAAGCTGATCAATGCATCAAAATACTGATCTGTTTTAGAATGTATGATTCAAATTTCaagatatttgtatttatatttaacagattatttaatattcttcttttctttttaaataccatatttggTAATTTGGTAACGTTATTGAGATTTGGATTAACTCATAAATATCCAACAagatgttaaaatgtattacacataaatatataatattcaaaataaattcaataatttatgtgGTAAAATACTGGTTTTTTctgtactatattttaaataattataatattggtataaaccAAATGTAACACaactataaatcaataatagattttaatgaattaaaaaaatatacactaatttgatataattaaagaatataGGTGACACACTTCTaggatacaaataaaacataattcatcattgagtaataatttattttataaacaagtaATAAAAAGAGTTacttagtagtaataataataataataataataatagattatttttatttcaaaattgaatacaattaagaaaatcagatatttaaaaaatgcaagTGTTTGTCTTCTTAATATCttctttaaaatctataaaaatactttttacaatttttatcattctaagtatttttctattttacaagtcaacatacatttttaatatcatattgtgaaaaataatattttacatgactTTTTATATTCCAATAATACCGAGTGATCCATAAATTGTGTTAACActgattatttgaaaaagtttaaacttaccttaaattaaccttatataatttgatgtaattttataacatttctgaacaaaatattatttttatgtacctgctattaacgttataatttgtaaactttttacatttttaattgagaccacacatttttataatcatattctctgagtatttcattttttttaaaatcaagttTCTGTTaagaagttataagtattttcagATGAGATGAGCGGAATATAGATCAATTTGATAAGTTTATGATCGCCAATAACTACTTGAtagaaatttgattaaaaaaaaaatgaaatactcaGATGGCTTTTACAATTGATCAAACAACATTTTGAATACTGTTTGGCccgtttattaacaataaactccattgtgaataaattaacaaaGTTACACAGTAATGCAAGTGAACAATTCAGTAAACTTGAAAATTACAgtcaaaaatttttaaaaccatataataaGGTACAAAAAGCCGCGACATCCAAACAACAACAACGgcggtaaaatgtaaaatgtttggtTAGGAGATTGGAAAGTAAATTGTAAACATCGTTACAACAGTGTCACCGTAAGcaacataaaattgaaaaaacattaatattcagTTTGTGGTCAATCTGGTGCTTGCATTCAATATGGCGGACTGTTTTTCAGGCGGCAGAAGTGTCCATTctgatttaatctattctgtggtattaCTCTATGGGTGCGGGTGGCGTGCGGTATCACTACAGATAAGTATCACGTCTTATCACATATTCACATCGGTCTGttaatgacaaattaaatttaatctgtTATGGGTCTGTTGTAGTATGGTTGTAGGTATAATTGTCAAAGAACAAAATTCGAAATTCGTACGAGTGGTTTCTCAGCTATTAAAGCGCCctgtgccgatgccattttgtcctcaaaaatacactctgcggaaataacgataccgccttgtaaaatcaaccaaatttgaaaatttcatattttttttttttaattgctagagggaaatattctgCAGCCCGCATCGACctctttttttcaatattttattctcaaactttataatagtatgtctaaaaaaatacaagataaaaagcattttttttacaaatgttttaatacgattatttgaaatacaaaatacaaaatcagagatcgatgcgggctgtaggaagtcttcttctttcagataaaaatatagtcatcaaaatccgacaattctacagtcatttaaaaaacagaattttATATCTCTACAGGACACTCctcaagtaataaaaaaaaatatcaagaattttaaaatatagtctaagtataacaaaatattttcaaaaatcatattttaaataactgcgTTATTGAAGAAGAAAGAGGGAGTGGGCAACGGGCATGCTTGCAGGTGAATCGTCTAATCACCTTGTATAAACTATTTcgtaataaagtatattaaaatactttgagTAAGGTaagtagtaaatattaaattattatctatcttattatattctgaatttccttgacaataataatattaattaggtacctagtaatTTTGCGGGCGCTTGTAAATTGCGCCAACATTAAGCAGGTagtaaaaatactatagtaaatTGCCCTCGGGACTTTTCGGGGGTCTAAAATGCGTATAGTAAATTGCGCCCATAGTATCTAAGTGATCTTGAATTCATCGTTACCtattatgtgtaatttaaaaatactgttgTTTTAGCCAGA contains:
- the LOC132952173 gene encoding tRNA (34-2'-O)-methyltransferase regulator WDR6-like isoform X1, translated to MFSCKDVEKSKLFKSVSLINTVSCVRFIDRFLLAGIGNILLVYDTESRDLCLRRKIFDKASIHGIQFNDKQMLVAVHGERYVAIYKLTSQMDFLIEFDCILITTDWVCNILWMNSNCLLTVSAHNVATVWSLDLKKKISSSSCDERCILYSATSIGEDEETIIVFSGTVFREIVIWSPFRRSNGLNILHRLQMHEGVIFSITVNKSNSIISSTSDDRSIVIWNVEPFAEHQNTYDHWKFAKITPAYSFYAHKARVWKSILMQSGNILSAGEDGQICLKTSSKTYQWEESRGSQVRSLDCMEIRNLAASGCTTGSVGLWSLDTVPKSEILADYKKDNRYPKHLVVLSNTGTYVLYSDGLVVLYKNNTSHNIYQNDVLGCTLTMVKSPCETKVSFTTSSGHIIILKSTSIQVFFDKISPEKIVSTIWLNNNQIIVCFKGNTIFYYEVFEDLKLNHLDTFCICSKTSSWITAAVLIEDLIFAGCNEGSIYLFKLNHREPLQVFSKIHSFAGVTAMWTHEKYSNFTVVSSVGRDGHHRYWNVSILLESVFEIRCDILPTKWPFVITNSKVHGLLICGFKESNLIVYSPIEQRILATVPCGGGHRAWDLTFINDCDSIYFVCSSSSNKLESNEIPLHGHHRLLKGFHSMIVNCMAQVTDELMITGSDDTTIRLTRFNDAVDNLLTLRSHISSVRSVSCLTLKPNVYIIVTAGGRAQLKIWTLNITDNNVYCEESISHLLKTKQEKKPWRTVVPSNEGETRFMDVCVQYTKTNSILISVGCSDAVLRLYNYDTNNKTLSLIEDNLDCNNCILKILLVQLNSFHYVLTTDTKGFVNFWDISKYVDNSDVDLSFTPKYRHCLHQSGINCCDWLEIENNYGLLTTGGDDQRLSLSIFNYEDTVSLICNEYICIHCSQVTGIKVYNQFVVTASVDQKIIFSSWSFDLNSKTVQILPFASYFTTVADIHGLIAHKQGDEVRVIVYGQGVETFCADMSSLTQPQPPPSSSSSSMQTPQQYNVERVTPALELGEGPHWHSPTRSLYFVDLHQGKINRYHPESNSFFSAKIEGYNDVTLILPIEDKADMFVVGLGASLGIVQWDGRSNTTSQPKYEKLIDETPGNRLNDGKADATGRLWVGSMGSEMEDNPGHYYKRRGSLFSVELDGTINKRLSNVSISNGMAWSSDNKEFYYVDTYKFAVEAYDFDISTGDLSNGKVIFDLTANKVAGDPDGMTIDKNGNLWVACFNSNHILKIDPVTGTLLTTVQLPAYQVTSAAFGGPKLDELYVTTAGYQLTEAQRVKRPYSGAVFRVTNTGSTGFEGVSAKVHVCPENQLHTI